GGATacggaatcggaaatgcttgaaaaaatatttttcacgtttcacgcatcaaatataactctacagcaacaatatagagtgcgtggatttgcgagatattctgaacttattgCCTGTCTTCTtatggcggaaaagaacaacaagcagctaatgagaaatcatcagtcttgactcactggatcaacagcattttcagaagtaaatgctgtaagtaaaaataaatttaaacctggaaaccaaaatcaaattcagagacaaggttttggtcgaggtcgaggtcgtggttttggtcgaggtcgaggtcctggttgtggtcgtggacgtggacgtggacgtggaagtagTCATGGTCGTGGTCGcagccgtggttttgaaaataataaagattgttacttctataactcatctcaaaagggcgtcacgaaccacccactgaaaaggcatcatgagattatgagtgttaatgaaaatcactcaaaacgatttgaaagttcttgttttaaaTGCGACACTCCTGAACATTGGTCTCTTATTTGTCGAGCCCTCGAGCACCTTTGCAaactctataaagaatcgataaaagagaaagaaaaagagaccaacttcactgaacacaGTGGCTGtatgagtgattcaactcattttgatgctgcagattttctgaaCGATTTCTCTGGAAATTATCAATATGCTAATGgaatagaaatgaaaaatattgatccTGCATATTTTCTCAACGATTTCTctaaaaatgaacaatatattggtggaatgtaaatgtaaaataattgatttttcatgtactcatatgataatgttttattatataattatgatatgcattatatttttcaataaattacatatgtattgtcagtaatttttttcattgcatattttttttgaagttcaaatatgaaaaatgctatgaacaaagATAAACAAGGAATTAATCTcatggaagtttgcatacctgatagtaaTATAACGCACACTATTCTTCgagataaaaaatatttcttggaactaaaaccaacaaaaacaatggtgaatataatatcaggtcctgtagacttcgTAAAAGGTTGTGATaaagtaaattttttgttacgtaatggtacaaaatttctaataaatgatgttttgtattcatcacaatcgaaatttttttttttgagttttaatgacatatattctcatgggtatgatactcagacaataaatgaaaaaatgagaaatatatgtgtcttaccacatataaatcaggaaagaaatatatagttgaaaaactaccaatgttacttactggattgcattatacatatataagtccaattgaataaaaaatggtagttgataattcttcaataccGATCAATTGACATGAtggattaggacatcctggttcaacaatgatgcgaagaattatagaaaatacacatggtcatccgctgaaagaccagaagatatttcaaaataataagtgtCAATGCAAAGcttgttctcttggaaaacttattataagaccatcaccagctaaAATCTAAAATGAATCACCTATGTTTCtcgaacgtattcagggtgatatttgtgggccaattcatccaccatgtggaccatttagatattttatggtattgatcgatgcctccagcagatggtcacatgtatgtttattatcaactcaaaatgtggcatttgcaagattacttgctcaaataataaaattgcggaATCAATTTACTgatcatacaatcaagaaaattagacttgatactgctggtgaatttacttctcagactttcaataattattgtatgtcaatggGAATCACTGTTGAACATCCTGTTGCTTATGTACATATACAAAATGGAAAAACGCCATCCAGATTGAATTGGatttgctaaataaacgtaatgtttttggacctatagtccttacacctgaaggtgtaaaatcTGTTGGgtacaaatgagtttttattcgaaagcgaaatgagaaaaatgaaatagtaagatataaaactcaacttgttgcacaaggtttttctcaaaagcctggaattgattatgaagaaacgtattttCCTGTTATGGATGTNATGTTATTATGTGAAAttgcaaagatcattatatgagtTAAAGCAATCGGGTCGAATATGGTATAATTAGCTAAGTGAACACTTAAtaaaaaagggatatgtaaacaattcaatatgcaattgcgttttcattaagaaaacaacatccagatgtgtaattattgctgtatatgttgatgatttaaacatcattggaacgaataagggaattcaagaagttgtgtcgtacttgaaggaagaatttgaaatgaaggacattggaaaaacaaagtattgtctgggttatCAAATTGAACacaaagaatgtggaatatttgttcaccagtcaaattatacaaaaaaggtctttaaacgttttaatatggataaatcaaatcatttgagtactccaatggttgttagatcattaaacatagaaaaagatccatttcgtctatgtgaagatgatgaagttattcttggtccagaagtaccatatctaagtgctatatgtgcccttatgtatcttgcaaattgtacaagacctgatatatcttttgctgtaaatttattgtCAAGATTTAGCTAATATCctacaaagagacactggaacggaattaaacatatattccgttatctacgagaaacgacagacttgggacttttgtattcaaaagataccaatcaaagtataattggttatgttgatgttgggtacttatctgatccacacaaggcaagTTCCCAAatcggatatgtatttactcgtggaggaaCTTCAATTTCTTGGCgatcacagaaacaaacacttgtaacaacttcatcaaatcacgtcgagattattgcactacatgaagcaagctgtgaatgtgtgtggctaaaattaatgaccgaacatatccaaatctcatgtggattatcatttgacaagaagcctgtgatactatacgAAAATAATGCGGCATGTGCTGCTCAAATAAAAGagggatacataaaaagcgacagaactaaacatattccccctaagttcttcgcattcacacaagagcttgagaagaataaagatattgatattcgttacattcaatcaagtaaaaactcattAGATCTCTTCacaaggcacttcctacgacaatattcagaaagcatatatataacattggaatgcgcaatctacgaaatttgtgaagaatcgttcgtgttaatatgagggagagtttacgtgactgtacTCTTTTttccttactatggtttttatctcaatgagtttttcctagtaaggtttttaacgaggcattataaaacacgtaatgaaggcaatcattgtatcatgatcatcatcacaagggggagttttaaaaatatgagttgtaatatttgaatattgaaaataagaatgttgaatgttgaaaataagagttgtaaatatttaaaattagtgtgtgatgatgtgtgtaattatgtatttatttttggattatttccaaagaaattctataaataggtctctcaatatgtgaagaaaatcacaattgagtagagagagaattttataaattgtaGTTTGATATATTCTGAGAGAtatgagatttttactttttaccgtaaatttttgcttttaaccTCTAGTACTTTATTTGTTAAATTGGTTAAAAGTTAGTAGATATTgagatataaaatatttgtttatgaCAGTCTTTTGAATGCTTTCATATTTTGTTAAGCTCATTTTTTGTGCTTATAATTAATTATGCATGTGTCATATATCGGGATAAATAGTGCTcaatttatcatttttcataCTCATTTTCTGGTCAATTTTTTGCATGATCATGTTACACATTATCATAACCACAAATCATTTAAAACTAAACCGTAATGTAATTTGCACTCCATTTTATATTATCTACAATTTCTTTAATATGTAAAATTTATTCGAAATTGGAATCAAATAACactcaaaattaaaatagtgcatAAAATATTCAGTTTTCATAACTCGACAAGAAACAACCAACAACTtatcaacaacaaacaagtGTCATTTTCAACAATTGAGAAATCAATTGTTTTTATATGATCATAATTTGTCACAATCTTGAAATATCCTATAATTATGAAGAAATGAcatcaaattcattaatttataAGCTTTAAGATTAGAAAATCCTAAAggaaaatttgaaatcaattcaaACAACAAATTTAATAACTAAAGAACTTAgtaaatcaatcaataattaaaaagaataaactaaaaataaagtttgttaGATTATTAaggattgaatttttttaatctgtAAAGAAAAgtgtaagaaaaaaaaatgatatttctaAAAATTAATAACTTATATGTTTTGAGCTTTTTagtaaacataaacatactgCCGTTGGAACAACTGTTTTTATTTATGTAGAAGAATTGTAAATACAAAGGGGTATTTTAgacattttacaaaaataaggagttgaaaaaaaaaataattgaaagtgGGGGACTGAAAGTAAAATAGATGAAGATTGACATTGTAAATTCCAATTGTATTATtacataataatttaaaaaatatttttgaaaaattgttgAACACATGTCATCATTCAATTTGATCACATTTGGGACCAGAGTCCAACAAAAGAGCCAATCAACTATCTTCCTATTTTCGCCAATTCCAAGAAATTAGCCACACTGCACtgtaattgaaaataatttcaccAAATTGGTTTCATATTCTTCACTGGATGGCTCACAGTCGCTGGATAAGGCCTGAGGTTTtcgattttattgttttttcctCGCAAATTTCATTTCAAGAATTGTATTTGGAGCTGTTTTAATGGATTTTGGTTTGTGGAAATTCAGGTGTATCCACTGTTTGCAGCCATGGGTGTGGCTGTGGGGATTTGTGGGTTTCAGCTGATACGCAATATACGTATCAATCCCGAAGTCAGGTACTTAGATTTTGTGTGAAGACGGGAAAATTTCATGGATGTGATTgaaaaattttatagttttatgataatttttggTTTAAAGTTGGTATTTTGTACCAAATCTCTGTAAAACTTTCATGTGTGAAGTTATTTAGAATATAAGTTTAATCCAGATCACTCTGACTTCGTGCTACTAAAAATCTTGAGctgtaatttaataaaaatgtttaCTTTCGAGAATCATTCTCAGATTTTTGTGGGAAAGTTGTGGAGCTTGCGGTGGAAGCCTAGTTGGTATTTCTGGGTCTGATGataaatctttttattttaaatttttggttgAAAGAAGCTATCTTGAATATTGGAAGTGCAATTTTGGTTAAGGGCTAAAGGGGAAATAGAATCAACTTGCTTTTAATCTAAGGATCTTGTGTAGTAATGACTGGAAGCaagatttcaaaaatcaaatggGAAATGTTCCTTATTTTCTGGTGAAAGATCGGGTCTTTCAGATTTAAGCTTGTTGCAAATTAATGACAGCAATATGGGTTGTTTTAAAATTCCTCTCAACATGTTTTTTTGCGGCCGAAATCTGTTGAGTTCAATGAATCTCAATTTGTCCGGTGAAGGATTTGCTTAGGACACAGATTCGTCTGTGCAGAAGCAAAGAGATCCTTCTTTCAAGGTCAAATGAATTTGTGTCCCCTTGTCTAGATAAAATTCAAATACGAGAGCACCCGCTTTCACAGAATTAGTGGGGATATGCTGCTCGTTTCTCCAAAAGCTTTACAATGTGTCTGGTTTCGAAGCCCATTATTTACAGGTGCAGATGCCGCTAGGAGTACATAACAAAAAAACTGAACTTATGTGTGTGAGATTCAATGTATTTCTATGTTTGTTCAGCCCCATCTAATTTTAAGGATCCCTGATTTCACGTTCGCTCTAACTTGAGTTGGACCAAAAGCACACTTTTATATGCCATAAGTCATTTGTATGCTATGATCTTGATATGCTAAAAAGGAGACTTGGAAACTATCCGGTGACTATGTGCAGGGTTAACAAGGCCGGCAGGGCTGCTGGTGTATTGGAGAATTTCACGGAAGGGGAGAAATACTGTGAGCATGCTCTTAGGAAATTTGTCCGCAACAGGCGACCAGAAATCATGCCGTCGATCAACAGCTTCTTCACCGACCCTCAAAAGAGCTAGTTCTGCCTTAAATCAAGATGCCACCGCAAAGCAAACATCCTGTCCTTGAGTCATAATAATGTAATCTTCGTTGGATTTGTGACATACCATGACTTTGTTTGTGCTACTGAATTTGTGAATTGTGTTGTGTTGTGTTGTGTTGTGCTTTGTGTGAGATTGATGTGTCTGAATTAAAACATGGATCATGCCCTCGTGTGCTGTTGCTGTTCAAGTAAGAATGGACTTTGTAACATGACATGTCCAATAACGTTTGCCAGACTTTGTGATTTTGATCTTGTTTGTGTTTCCTCCTAGTTGAAAAATAAGATTGTCAATGATGGGCATGGCTGTAGCAAACTGCTAAATNATTTTTCACGCCACTTTTGTAGAATCCAGGCTCCAATATTAGAATTTAACCACCCCTCATCACACGAAGTGAGGAATGTACAGAAAATAATGTATTGTCTATCCACTGCTCCTGCTGTCGGAATCCTAGAATCCCCTCCAACAAAGTACCAGATCCCAAGATTTCCACACAAATGCTGCGCACGATGTTGTTTGAGAATACCGTCTTCTCCTCCCTGCAATCGCCCTCTTCTTTCCTCCTTTTCCACCTTATCCGCAGACCCTTCAATCAGCGGACATGAAGTCTCAAAGATTCCACGTCCTCCATTGCTGGAAACACTGGTGTTAATGGATTTGGACCCTGCTACAGCGGAGCTCGCAATCGGGTTCTTGGGTCCGTTTTTCTCTGCATTCGGGTTCCTGTTCATTTTGAGGATAGTGATGTCTTGGTATCCCAAGTTGCCTGTAGACAAGTTCCCTTACGTTGTGGCGTATGCCCCGACAGAGCCACTTCTTGTTCAGACAAGGAAGTTGATTCCACCTCTCGGCGGAGTCGATGTCACCCCTGTTGTCTGGTTTGGATTGGTCAGTTTCGTTAGTGAGATATTGGTCGGCCCACAGGGGCTTCTTGTTCTCTTGTCTCAGCAGCAGGTTTAGGGTTCATTTAGGTGTGTACACGACGTGCAATTTTGAATGGAACTTTGTGCTATCTTTGCTGTGCTTTTGTTGCTTGTGCGTATCTTTTGTGCTAAGCATTTATTTTTTCAGGTTATGCATGAAAGTAGGAAGATTTACATGGCCTGGTCATGTTGAAATCTGATAGGCATAGGGacaaataaatcaaggaatttTTAGAAATCAAATGGCATAGAATAAAAGGTTTACATTTCCAACTCAGGATTTTGACAGGCAAAAACCATAGGCCTAAAAAGGGCAGTGTTTTCTAGTGTTTACATGTGTGATAATGCAATAATTATATAACAAGTAAACAAACTATAAAAGGAGAACTAGCAAGTAAACCTTGATCTGAAAGAGCAACATTTGATAGACACACCATTGATGTCTGTCGAATGAAGTCTCAGAAGTTGAGACCTTAATTCCAGGTATTTTGGGACGGAAGAATGTTAATGTTGATCTGCACAATTCAGATCCATCATGTATATAATTTGTAAGGTACTGAAATATCCGACATTATAGTTTAGCTCTTAAATGTTCACTTAAAGTTAGAATTCTTAACACTGTCCAGACAAATCACAAAACTCAATTAAGACAGAAACTGCAACTGCTCAAAATTTATACGATTCTGCTCAAATTCTATCTGGAAAAGGGGGCTTGAACTCGATTGCATATAGTGGATGCATTGATATTTGTCATCTAATAGCATAGGGCAGATTATTGTCATTTTCATCTTCATCATTTCCAAGCTTATACATGCTGAATGTTTGACCCTGAATTTCCGTTCTTAGATTGGATTATAGCTCACAAACTCAGCACGTTGATCTTCGGCTTTTCTTTTAAGCATTTCTTTATACCTCTCGATCCTTGGTCCCACGGTATATTGCTGGCCAGTCATCTTGtcaaaacattttatattaagaAGAGTCACCTCGGCAGGTTTATTGAGACCTTGTCCAATTGGATTTCCCCAAAGAACTTGATGCTACCAAAACCATGTCTTCCAAAAACAAAGTCCTTTATATTGCAGCAGAAACCTGATTCAGCTCTTTCCTTTGCAGCTAGCTCCTGCAATCGTGGCTCCTTATAATAATCAGACTGACAAGCTTAGGCATCAGTGCCTCAATGTTGGCTCCATGCTGGAACACAATAGCAGCTTAGCCAGCTCTTGGCTTCCGAGAGTGATATAAGAATCCCCTTTACATGCGGAATGACCTTCGAGGACTTTTGTTTTGAGTTCTGTTTGACAGAATTAACTTGTTCATTAGCCGCACCGTTTTCCATAGAGTCTTCAGCAGGGGAAGCTGAATTGTAACCAGATGGCCACTTTTTGTACATCATATATGGAGCCGTACATCAGTTTTCACTTTTAGAGCAAGCGTGGACACGCTGCCCAAGTCATCTTACTAATTTCCAATTTCTGATATAATCAAATGTTATCTACACACTGCAGTGGGCTAAGCCGCAAACGTTGGAAGCCAAAAAAATTGTGCGTATAATTAAGTCTAAAGACATTCCAGGCAGTCACTGATGGATAAAAATTACAGTAATTTTGGACCATTCCATGCAAAATTAAGATCCCGTGCATAGGTTTCATTTAAGATTTCAGCTTTACGACTGTGCTGAGCATGGGGAGGAATTGATTCACTTTTTAATGCAAAAATAACTTGCAACAAGCATGCCATCAAGCAAACAAGGGGATTTGGCAAACAAAATAATGTCCTTAACCCTTGGAATGATTTGAAAATTcattctaaaatatattttttcctttcttcTTTTGACTCTTTCAGCAATAAGAGATTGTGAAACTGCAACAATACCTTCTTATGAATATTCATTCTTATACACACATAAGTTGTAGTTTTTTCTCATTCAATACTCTTATATGCCTAATGAAACAATCCAGTCACTGATATGTCACGACAATTAAATATACGTCGCTTGGGACATAAAACCCAAACCACTCTTAACTGGGCATTTTTATTTCGTCCAAGTGTGAAACACGTAATGCTAAAATTGACTGGAGAATCAATTTTTTAATGTGCTGTTAGTTGTTTGATTTGACCTATGACTGCTCAGGCATCATGCGAATTTTTACATTAACCACATAACAGATATCAGCCAGGTACTTACCATCTCTATCCTGGACCTTGTGCCCATTTACTAAAGTGGACA
This sequence is a window from Primulina huaijiensis isolate GDHJ02 chromosome 13, ASM1229523v2, whole genome shotgun sequence. Protein-coding genes within it:
- the LOC140991578 gene encoding uncharacterized protein; translation: MAHSRWIRPEVYPLFAAMGVAVGICGFQLIRNIRINPEVRVNKAGRAAGVLENFTEGEKYCEHALRKFVRNRRPEIMPSINSFFTDPQKS